The Leishmania infantum JPCM5 genome chromosome 19 region CCCCCAATTCACGGCTTTTTCTCCGCAGACAGCTCATCTCGAAGTTTGCGCGAATGCTGTCGTGTGTCTGTCTTTTGGTAcccgctctctgtgtgctgccCCCCATGCCTACATCAGTCGCTACAGAGCACACCTTTATCCGTCTTGGGCGGCGCGACACACATTAGTACGCTgaacacacatacgcacacgtacacaagCGAAGGAATGTGGCTCCGTCGCTTCTCGTTGTCACATGTCTGCTAccgctccctcttcctccttcccgagcagcacacacttccttttttgtgtgcgcgtgtgtgtgtggtgcaCCTCACCGCACGCTTGGACTTACCTTCGCCgtcacagacacgcgcatgccAAAGCATCACCGAAGCCGCCACTCACACGATCACTGAAGCCACCAACCACCCGGCCTTGCCCAAACCCCGTTCCTGTCGAGGCACAgtcgcacacatacgcaccgTAGCGGGACCGCGTACAGACGGCAGCTTTGCCGCTTCCACGTCacctctgccccctccccgctttctgccattttttttttccatagtccctccctcttctctctccttgctcAACGGTGGCACTTGAGTGATTTTTCGACGTTGTGGGTGATCTTCGGGTTCtgtgtgcttctctctctctctctgtgtgagcatccgcgtgcgcgcataTCGACAAGAAGACAGCGCTCACCAAACCGAAGCCGCTGTGCTCTCTCATCTTTCCCCTATAAAAACGCCACCTCACTGTGTTTTGTTGGCTTCTTTAGTTCATGCGTTGCCGTAGCGCACGGCGCGTGCtaccgcccctcccctccctcctctcgccaCAACACCTCGTTTCTGCGGCCCTATCTTTCGCTCTTTTCGCACACAGGCTCACATTGGCACACGTAGATTCTCTGACGCACATCCTTTTCTTGTGTCGTGGTCAATCCCGTCCGTACCTTAGTCTATCCGTCCTTTGActcctcccctttctctctcgccctaCCCGTGGTCTTCTTCCTCGCTCGCCTCCCCTTTCCAGTAGCTTCGCGACAGCGTATCCCCATCGACACTTCTCTTCACCGACtagcgcgtgcgtgctgttCGTCCATGGCGGCTAACGGCTGCTTCATTGCAGCCCTGATAGCCCGCACGCATGACCGACTGCCCTTGTGCAGCTACACGGATGACAACTACAGCAACGCGAATGTGATtcggcagcaggagcagcgcattGTAGAACGGATGGAGTCGCCGGCGGGTGGCACAGaccgggcggcggcgaaggggaGCTACTACGAGAGTTTCGACCACAAGGACAACGTCTACTTTGCCTTTCAAGACGCGGCGACGGACTTGACGCTGGTTGTGGCAGTCAacaagctgctgctgcgcaactCGGGCGACATCAACGGCATGAACAAGCTAGCCTGTGGGCTGCTCGACCTCATTTTCTCGGAGTTCATTCAGATGTACACGCCGGCGGAGATCGGCGCTCCCAACGTGAGGGCGTACCAGTTTATCAAGTTTGACGCGACGCTGCGAAAGTGCGTGACGCGCATCATGCAGCAGGACCGTACCACCGGGGACAGAATTGTGGTCGGCTCCGGGACAAGCGGTGGCAGTAGTGGGTCTGGAGCTGGCGCCGGCCCAagtggtggcggtgtcgGGGCAACGGGCATGATACGTCGCCAGGTCAACCCACAGTACGATGCGCTGCGACAGGAGATCACGGATGTGCACATGGTTATGCGCAAGAATCTGGAAGACCTCATGACGCGCGGCGAGGGGCTCGACACCATGACGAACTACTCCGCCGAGCTCGTGGATCAGAGCTCCCGCTATTACAAGAAGACGGTGCAGATGAACCGCATGCGTCTCCTCAAGACGTACGGCCCACCGGCAGCGATCGGGCTTTTCCTCATTGTTTTCTTCTACTTGTACTTCTTCTGAACTCGCGCGAGAGTAGGGCTAAAGTGAGTGAAAGGCAAACGACGTGGGCGTTCGGGGTGTAGTGTCGACTGTGGTGCCACACGTGGCGGCCATGCCGCCTCTGACAAAGCAGTGTgaggggcagcggtggcagtcGAAGAAGCTCTGGGCTTATagctctcctcccctctctggTGTGCGCACGTACGCGTGCGCGGCTCCGTTCGCTTTTCTCTAGACGAAGATTGACACCTAtccgtgtctgtgcgtcttCGACGCCAAAGGGCGTTTGTGGGGAAAGGAGCGGAGGGGTGCAGAACTGTAGAGATGGGCGGCAttgccctcctccacctccgctgtCAGGTAGTCCTCGACTCTTCCCCTCGAGCGGCTCATATACAACAGCATCATTGACGGGCATTTGATCTACGTACCCACCAACGCGACAAGAAAAAACAAAGGATAAAAGCAGAAGGAAAAACGCGCTTCTGGGCGATTGTGGCGCGTACCGGAGCACAGGAAGCATTACGCTCGCATCTtgtcttctccttttctgcCTTGCTTGCTGCGACACCTATGAATGTGCGCGGGTGTTTAGACCTTCACATCATGGCGAAGCGATCAGAGgcaaagaagagagggaaaaggggagCGAGATTATAGCCTGTATGCTTCTCGACCTctgcccaccgccgcagctcccatctcccgtctctctctctccccacctCTGCGTGCATGGGCAGCGCACGGCGAGAAGTGGTCGTGGTGCATCTTGTGTTGTCCTTCGCCCGTCATCCTTCACTCCTTCCATCTCGCCATCTCTGCATCTCTTGGCccttgtgtgtatgtgggtcTCATTCACGGACGGACGGCTGACATGTGTGCGCACGACCACTCACACCTAACCCTCGCCGACACACTGTGCATACCCATATAGAAGCCTATCCCCCCCCCTTGTTTCCTGTCAAACTGAATCGTTGACCTTTAGGACGCACTCGCCACACCCACatccgcgcgcacgcacatacgtcAATacacct contains the following coding sequences:
- a CDS encoding putative synaptobrevin-type transport protein produces the protein MAANGCFIAALIARTHDRLPLCSYTDDNYSNANVIRQQEQRIVERMESPAGGTDRAAAKGSYYESFDHKDNVYFAFQDAATDLTLVVAVNKLLLRNSGDINGMNKLACGLLDLIFSEFIQMYTPAEIGAPNVRAYQFIKFDATLRKCVTRIMQQDRTTGDRIVVGSGTSGGSSGSGAGAGPSGGGVGATGMIRRQVNPQYDALRQEITDVHMVMRKNLEDLMTRGEGLDTMTNYSAELVDQSSRYYKKTVQMNRMRLLKTYGPPAAIGLFLIVFFYLYFF